A single genomic interval of Celeribacter indicus harbors:
- a CDS encoding N-formylglutamate amidohydrolase, translating into MTQQPFVLHRPKERTSCVVFSSPHSGCRYPPDMMQRSVLDPLVLRSSEDAHVDKLYGEVPRFGAVLLSAVYPRAYVDLNRRADELDPALIEGAPRAGLNPRVASGLGVIPRVVSGGRNIYRGKMSRAEAQGRIDAVWHPYHRLLQALIEEARGLFGQAVLIDCHSMPREAVLAVRGGKGRRPDVVIGDRYGASAAPGIVSEVEAAFRAQGFDVARNVPFAGAFVTQNYGRPSRRSHAIQVEIDRSLYMDERTLTPHSDFDAVRARITAAAEAIAGIGGKALPLAAE; encoded by the coding sequence ATGACCCAACAGCCCTTCGTCCTGCATCGACCCAAGGAAAGAACGTCCTGTGTGGTGTTTTCCTCCCCGCACAGTGGTTGCCGCTATCCGCCGGACATGATGCAGCGTTCCGTTCTCGACCCGCTGGTGCTGCGTTCGTCGGAGGATGCGCATGTCGACAAGCTCTATGGAGAGGTGCCGCGATTCGGGGCGGTGCTCCTGTCCGCAGTCTATCCGCGGGCCTATGTCGATCTCAACCGCCGTGCCGATGAGCTCGATCCCGCGCTGATCGAGGGGGCGCCGCGGGCGGGGCTCAATCCGCGCGTTGCCTCGGGGCTCGGCGTGATCCCGCGAGTGGTCTCCGGCGGGCGCAACATCTATCGCGGAAAGATGTCGCGGGCGGAGGCGCAGGGGCGGATAGATGCGGTCTGGCATCCTTACCACCGCCTGCTTCAGGCGCTGATCGAGGAAGCACGCGGCCTTTTCGGGCAGGCGGTGCTGATCGACTGCCATTCGATGCCGCGCGAGGCGGTTCTCGCCGTGCGGGGCGGAAAGGGACGCCGGCCGGATGTGGTGATCGGGGATCGCTATGGCGCCTCCGCCGCGCCGGGAATCGTCTCGGAGGTCGAGGCGGCGTTCCGGGCACAGGGCTTTGACGTGGCGCGCAACGTGCCCTTTGCCGGCGCCTTCGTCACCCAGAATTACGGCCGCCCCTCGCGCCGGAGCCATGCAATCCAGGTGGAGATCGACCGGTCCCTCTACATGGACGAGCGCACACTGACGCCGCATTCCGATTTCGACGCGGTGCGCGCGCGGATCACCGCCGCCGCGGAAGCTATCGCGGGAATTGGCGGGAAGGCGCTTCCGCTTGCCGCCGAATGA
- a CDS encoding DNA polymerase IV, which translates to MPSLCRDCLATFDTGRRCPACGRPRVLSHPELFDLSIAHMDCDAFYASVEKRDHPDLRDKPVIVGGGKRGVVTTACYIARIKGVHSAMPMFKALQLCPEAVIVKPRFDAYVAASREIRDMMDELTPTVEPLSLDEAFLDLTGTARLHGYPPAVMLARLVKRMRDELHLSGSIGLSHNKFLAKIASDLDKPRGFSVIGVAETMQFLADRPVSLIWGVGRAMQVSLEKAGIRSFTDLRRWEKDDLHQRFGAMGDRLWHLARGQDQRRISAHRPVKSISKETTFFEDTAALDLLDGHLWRLAIQVSDRAKAKDTAGRVVTLKLKRASHATLTRRLTLPEPTNTADRIYRTARGLLDHAVEEGPFRLIGVGISDLVPADQADLSPDLLDPGAIRRARAEQASDEIRKRFGKDAIIKGRALR; encoded by the coding sequence ATGCCGAGCCTCTGCCGCGACTGCCTCGCCACCTTCGACACCGGCCGGCGCTGCCCCGCCTGCGGGCGGCCGCGCGTGCTGAGTCATCCGGAGCTGTTCGACCTCTCCATCGCGCATATGGATTGCGATGCCTTCTATGCCTCTGTCGAGAAACGCGACCACCCGGATCTGCGCGACAAGCCGGTGATCGTGGGCGGCGGCAAGCGCGGCGTGGTCACCACCGCCTGCTACATCGCGCGCATCAAGGGCGTGCACTCCGCCATGCCGATGTTCAAGGCGTTGCAGCTCTGTCCCGAAGCGGTGATCGTAAAGCCGCGTTTCGACGCCTATGTCGCCGCCTCCCGCGAGATCCGCGACATGATGGACGAGTTGACGCCGACGGTCGAACCGCTCTCGCTCGACGAGGCCTTTCTGGACCTCACCGGCACCGCACGGCTTCACGGCTACCCGCCCGCGGTAATGCTCGCCCGGCTCGTGAAACGCATGCGCGACGAATTGCATCTCTCGGGCTCCATCGGACTCAGCCACAACAAGTTTCTCGCCAAGATCGCCTCCGATCTCGACAAGCCGCGCGGGTTCTCGGTGATCGGCGTGGCGGAGACGATGCAGTTTCTCGCCGACCGGCCCGTGAGCCTCATCTGGGGCGTGGGACGCGCAATGCAGGTCTCGCTCGAGAAGGCCGGGATCCGCAGCTTCACGGATCTGCGGCGCTGGGAGAAGGACGATCTGCACCAGCGCTTCGGCGCGATGGGTGATCGTCTCTGGCACCTCGCGCGCGGCCAGGACCAGCGCCGGATTTCCGCCCACAGACCGGTGAAGTCGATCTCCAAGGAAACGACCTTTTTCGAGGACACCGCGGCGCTCGACCTGCTCGACGGCCATCTCTGGCGCCTCGCCATCCAGGTGTCCGACCGCGCGAAGGCGAAGGACACGGCGGGACGCGTCGTCACGCTGAAGCTCAAACGTGCCAGCCATGCCACGCTCACCCGTCGCCTGACCCTGCCCGAGCCGACCAATACCGCCGACCGGATCTATCGTACCGCACGCGGGCTGCTCGATCATGCGGTGGAGGAAGGCCCGTTCCGGCTTATCGGCGTCGGCATCTCCGACCTCGTTCCGGCCGATCAGGCCGACCTTTCGCCCGATCTCCTGGATCCCGGCGCGATCCGGCGGGCGCGTGCGGAACAGGCGAGCGACGAAATCCGCAAGCGCTTCGGCAAGGATGCGATCATCAAGGGCCGTGCGCTCAGGTGA
- a CDS encoding SPFH domain-containing protein — translation MTEFDPLSFLTGGNLVTLALALLVILLVFKGVRIVPQSEKYVVERFGRLRTVLGPGINLIVPLIDVVAHKISILERQLPNAMQDAITSDNVLVKVETSVFYRIIEPEKTVYRIRDVDAAIATTVAGIVRAEIGKMELDQVQSNRSDLIATVKASVEDAVDNWGIEVTRAEVLDVNLDEATRAAMLQQLNAERARRAAVTEAEGEKRSVELAADAELYAAEQKAKARRIQADAEAYATEVVAMAIAKHGIEAAQYQVALKQVEALTALGEGEGKQTVVVPASALEAFGDAFRMLKGRG, via the coding sequence ATGACAGAATTCGATCCTCTTTCCTTCCTCACAGGCGGCAACCTCGTCACGCTGGCGCTCGCGCTGCTCGTCATTCTTCTCGTGTTCAAGGGCGTGCGCATCGTGCCGCAGTCCGAAAAATACGTGGTCGAACGCTTCGGGCGGCTGCGCACGGTGCTCGGGCCGGGGATCAACCTCATCGTGCCGCTGATCGACGTCGTGGCGCACAAGATCTCGATCCTCGAGCGTCAGCTTCCGAACGCGATGCAGGATGCGATCACCTCCGACAACGTGCTGGTGAAGGTGGAGACTTCGGTCTTCTACCGCATCATCGAGCCGGAGAAGACGGTCTACCGGATCCGTGACGTGGACGCCGCCATCGCCACCACGGTCGCGGGGATCGTGCGTGCGGAGATCGGCAAGATGGAGCTCGATCAGGTGCAGTCGAACCGCTCCGACCTGATCGCGACGGTGAAGGCCTCGGTCGAGGATGCAGTCGACAACTGGGGGATCGAGGTGACGCGGGCCGAGGTGCTCGACGTCAATCTCGACGAGGCGACGCGGGCGGCCATGCTGCAACAACTCAACGCCGAACGTGCGCGCCGTGCCGCCGTGACGGAGGCCGAGGGCGAAAAGCGCTCTGTCGAGCTGGCCGCCGATGCGGAACTCTACGCCGCCGAACAGAAGGCGAAGGCGCGGCGCATCCAGGCCGATGCGGAGGCCTACGCGACCGAGGTCGTGGCGATGGCCATCGCCAAGCACGGTATCGAGGCGGCACAATACCAGGTGGCGCTCAAGCAGGTGGAGGCACTCACGGCGCTCGGCGAAGGGGAGGGCAAACAGACCGTGGTCGTGCCCGCCTCCGCGCTCGAAGCGTTCGGGGACGCCTTCCGCATGCTGAAGGGGCGCGGCTGA
- a CDS encoding NfeD family protein, producing the protein MDQVALFLEWWIWGLLAILLFVVEVMVTGFVFLGFGIGAAIVALLLFLGWLGTNLAILVLIFAVISLIAWFAMRRVFGLRRGQVKVWEKDINDDV; encoded by the coding sequence ATGGATCAGGTCGCGCTGTTTCTCGAATGGTGGATCTGGGGCCTTCTGGCGATCCTGCTTTTCGTGGTCGAGGTGATGGTCACGGGCTTTGTCTTCCTCGGGTTCGGGATCGGGGCAGCCATCGTGGCGCTTCTGTTGTTCCTTGGCTGGCTCGGCACGAATCTCGCCATTCTGGTGCTGATCTTCGCCGTGATCTCGCTGATCGCCTGGTTTGCGATGCGGCGCGTGTTCGGCCTGCGCAGGGGGCAGGTGAAGGTCTGGGAGAAGGATATCAACGACGATGTCTGA